The Pseudomonas pergaminensis nucleotide sequence CACGGCGAACTGCTGGACCGCCTGACCGCCGATATCGGTTGCACCCCGCGTGCCCTGGCCGCAGCCTTGCTGCGCAAAGCTACCAACGGTCAAGCCCTGACCCTGGCAGCCATCGAGAAAGAACGTCCACTGGTTCCGAACAGCGCGCCACGCGGTGATCGTCCAGAGCGTTCCGGCGACCGTCCAGACCGTGGTGATCGTGAGCGTCGCGCTCCGGTGCCATTGGCTGAAGGCCGTGCTCGTTGCCGTACCGCGCTGGGCGCGCGTGATGGTATCGCTGCCAAGAACCTGCTGGGCGCTATCCTCAACGAGGGTGGCCTGGCACGTGAAGCCATCGGTCGTATCCAGGTCCGTGACAGCTTCTCCCTGGTGGAGCTGCCGGAAGACGGTCTGGAAAAACTGCTGGCCAAGCTCAAAGACACTCGCGTTGCCGGTAAGCAGCTGAAGCTGCGTCGCTACCGCGAAGATTGATCCGCCCTTGGGCTGATTGATCGCACCTAAAAAATCCCCGACTCGGTCGGGGATTTTTTTTGCTGATATTTTTACACGGCTATGCAGCAACTGTAGGGCCCGGCTGTCAGTGCCAAGTGTGTGGGCTGGAGCGCCGCACTCGCCGGCAAGCCGGCTCCTGCAAGGGGGGCGTCAGCCGAAGCGGTAGATGTCCATGCCCAGCGCACCCAGGGTGAAGCCCTGGTGCGCCACGCTGAAATCGCCACCGGCACCCCGCGCAAAATACAGCGGCAGCAGGTGTTCATCACTGGGATGGTTGCGCACGGCATTCGGCGCCTGGCGACGGTAGTCGTGCAAGGCGGTTTCATCGTTGGCCGCCAGCTTGTCGACGACCCAGTCGCGGAACGCCAGCGCCCATGGCGTGATGGTCTCCGGCCCGGCGCGCCAATCAAGTTCACCGAGGTTATGGGTGATGCTGCCCGAGCCGATCAGCAACACACCTTGCTCGCGCAGGCTGGCCAGGGCATGCCCGACGCGGGTCTGCAGGGCAGGGCCCATGCGGCTGGGCAGGGACACCTGCACCACCGGAATATCCGCCGCCGGGTACATCAGCGACAGTGGTACCCAGGTACCGTGGTCGAAGGGGCGCCGGTCATCAATGCGGGCATTGAGGCCATCGGCGTGCAGCAATTGGACGATCTCGCTGGCCAACTGCGGGTCACCCGGCGCCGGGTATT carries:
- a CDS encoding DODA-type extradiol aromatic ring-opening family dioxygenase gives rise to the protein MFPSLFISHGSPMLALQPGASGPALQRLAAELPRPKAIVVVSAHWESQELLVSGSAAPETWHDFGGFPRELFAVQYPAPGDPQLASEIVQLLHADGLNARIDDRRPFDHGTWVPLSLMYPAADIPVVQVSLPSRMGPALQTRVGHALASLREQGVLLIGSGSITHNLGELDWRAGPETITPWALAFRDWVVDKLAANDETALHDYRRQAPNAVRNHPSDEHLLPLYFARGAGGDFSVAHQGFTLGALGMDIYRFG